Proteins encoded in a region of the Sugiyamaella lignohabitans strain CBS 10342 chromosome B, complete sequence genome:
- the CKB1 gene encoding casein kinase 2 regulatory subunit CKB1 (Beta regulatory subunit of casein kinase 2 (CK2); a Ser/Thr protein kinase with roles in cell growth and proliferation; CK2, comprised of CKA1, CKA2, CKB1 and CKB2, has many substrates including transcription factors and all RNA polymerases; GO_component: GO:0034456 - UTP-C complex [Evidence IDA] [PMID 17515605]; GO_component: GO:0005956 - protein kinase CK2 complex [Evidence IEA]; GO_component: GO:0005956 - protein kinase CK2 complex [Evidence IDA] [PMID 8135547]; GO_function: GO:0019887 - protein kinase regulator activity [Evidence IEA]; GO_function: GO:0019887 - protein kinase regulator activity [Evidence IMP] [PMID 11827175]; GO_function: GO:0019887 - protein kinase regulator activity [Evidence IPI] [PMID 8135547]; GO_function: GO:0030291 - protein serine/threonine kinase inhibitor activity [Evidence IDA] [PMID 18265947]; GO_process: GO:0006974 - cellular response to DNA damage stimulus [Evidence IDA] [PMID 11551505]; GO_process: GO:0006468 - protein phosphorylation [Evidence IMP] [PMID 16607517]; GO_process: GO:0006468 - protein phosphorylation [Evidence IDA] [PMID 16952051]; GO_process: GO:0045859 - regulation of protein kinase activity [Evidence IEA]; GO_process: GO:0006356 - regulation of transcription from RNA polymerase I promoter [Evidence IDA] [PMID 11551505]; GO_process: GO:0006359 - regulation of transcription from RNA polymerase III promoter [Evidence IDA] [PMID 11551505]), with the protein MSNLRDTPEKQPQRQQQATAAAAAAFRQVDRPGASNASASSLASSTKNASNVKREPTLSSTQQPPSNIEEDEEEEEEEEEIQDGTAGATGAAGDKYNFMFDESDDASSGSLDFESWIKSFCSIVGHEFFAEVSEEFIEDDFNLTGLGPLIPHYKEALELILDLEPETPPKLPTIPIIEQSAEQLYGMIHARFILSRPGLQIMAQKFHYQQFGTCPRYFCHGTGLLPVGRHDMPGFETVRLYCPCCMDIYVPPNSRFLSIDGAFFGTSFPGLFLKAYPEIEKECARRRKQQGQFELTIYGFKIAESSKSGSRMKWLRQVPVNDSELDEHVSEIQDGARSISSSSHNNPTNTNDNESMMSISMNGET; encoded by the coding sequence ATGTCGAATTTACGAGATACTCCTGAAAAACAGCCTCAGAGACAGCAACAGGCTAcggcagctgcagcagctgccttTCGACAGGTCGACCGTCCTGGTGCCTCGAAtgcttctgcttcgtctCTAGCCAGTTCGACGAAGAATGCTTCCAACGTCAAACGTGAACCTACATTGTCATCGACTCAACAACCACCATCGAATATTGAggaggatgaagaggaagaggaggaagaagaagagattcAAGACGGAACTGCcggtgctactggtgctgccggTGATAAGTACAATTTCATGTTTGACGAGTCGGATGATGCCTCATCCGGTTCTTTGGATTTCGAATCCTGGATTAAAAGTTTTTGCTCGATTGTCGGACACGAGTTTTTTGCGGAGGTGTCAGAAGAGTTTATTGAAGACGATTTTAACCTTACTGGTCTTGGCCCACTAATACCTCATTATAAAGAGGCTTTGGAATTGATTCTGGATCTCGAGCCTGAAACTCCTCCTAAGCTTCCTACTATTCCAATCATAGAACAAAGTGCTGAACAATTATACGGCATGATACATGCTCGATTCATTCTATCTCGTCCAGGTCTTCAGATTATGGCCCAAAAATTCCATTACCAACAATTTGGTACTTGTCCAAGATATTTCTGTCATGGCACCGGCTTATTACCAGTGGGTCGTCACGATATGCCCGGCTTTGAAACTGTACGTTTATACTGTCCATGTTGTATGGACATATACGTACCGCCAAACTCTCGATTTTTAAGCATTGATGGTGCGTTTTTTGGCACCTCGTTCCCTGGCTTGTTTTTAAAAGCATATCCCGAGATCGAGAAGGAGTGTGCACGACGTAGGAAACAACAGGGTCAGTTTGAACTCACCATATACGGATTTAAAATTGCAGAATCCAGTAAAAGTGGTTCCCGCATGAAGTGGCTGCGACAAGTGCCTGTTAACGACTCTGAACTCGACGAACACGTATCAGAAATACAAGACGGTGCTCGCTCTATTTCCTCATCCTCCCACAACAATCCCACTAATACGAATGATAACGAAAGCATGATGAGCATTAGCATGAACGGCGAGACATAG